A stretch of the Ictidomys tridecemlineatus isolate mIctTri1 chromosome 5, mIctTri1.hap1, whole genome shotgun sequence genome encodes the following:
- the Dicer1 gene encoding endoribonuclease Dicer isoform X2 gives MKSPALQPLSMAGLQLMTPASSPMGPFFGLPWQQEAIHDNIYTPRKYQVELLEAALDHNTIVCLNTGSGKTFIAVLLTKELSYQIRGDFNRNGKRTVFLVNSANQVAQQVSAVRTHSDLKVGEYSNLEVNASWTKERWNQEFTKHQVLIMTCYVALNVLKNGFLSLSDINLLVFDECHLAILDHPYREIMKLCENCPSCPRILGLTASILNGKCDPEELEEKIQKLEKILKSNAETATDLVVLDRYTSQPCEIVVDCGPFIDRSGLYERLLMELEEALNFINDCNISVHSKERDSTLISKQILSDCRAVLVVLGPWCADKVAGMMVRELQKYIKHEQEELHRKFLLFTDTFLRKIHALCEEHFSPASLDLRFVTPKVIKLLEILRKYKPYERQQFESVEWYNNRNQDNYVSWSDSEDEDEDEEIEEKEKPETNFPSPFTNILCGIIFVERRYTAVVLNRLIKEAGKQDPELAYISSNFITGHGIGKNQPRNKQMEAEFRKQEEVLRKFRAHETNLLIATSIVEEGVDIPKCNLVVRFDLPTEYRSYVQSKGRARAPISNYIMLADTDKRKSFEEDLKTYKAIEKILRNKCSKSVDTGEADVDPVVDDDDVFPPYVLRPDDGGPRVTINTAIGHINRYCARLPSDPFTHLAPKCRTRELPDGTFYSTLYLPINSPLRASIVGPPMSCVRLAERVVALICCEKLHKIGELDEHLMPVGKETVKYEEELDLHDEEETSVPGRPGSTKRRQCYPKAIPECLRDSYPKPEQPCYLYVIGMVLTTPLPDELNFRRRKLYPPEDTTRCFGILTAKPIPQIPHFPVYTRSGEVTISIELKKSGFTLSLQMLELITRLHQYIFSHILRLEKPALEFKPTDADSAYCVLPLNVVNDSSTLDIDFKFMEDIEKSEARIGIPSTKYSKETPFVFKLEDYQDAVIIPRYRNFDQPHRFYVADVYTDLTPLSKFPSPEYETFAEYYKTKYNLDLTNLNQPLLDVDHTSSRLNLLTPRHLNQKGKALPLSSAEKRKAKWESLQNKQILVPELCAIHPIPASLWRKAVCLPSILYRLHCLLTAEELRAQTASDAGVGVRSLPADFRYPNLDFGWKKSIDSKSFISISNSSTAENDNYCKHSTIVVPENAAHPGANRTSLENHDQMSVNCRALLSESPSKLQIEVSTDLTAVNGLSYNKNLANGSYDLANRDFCQGNQLNYYKQEIPVQPTTSYPIQNLYNYENQPKPSDECTLLSNKYLDGNANKSTSDGNPVMAAMPGTTDTIRALMDRRGAEQSPSVGYSSRTLGPNPGLILQALTLSNASDGFNLERLEMLGDSFLKHAITTYLFCTYPDAHEGRLSYMRSKKVSNCNLYRLGKKKGLPSRMVVSIFDPPVNWLPPGYVVNQDKSNTDKWEKDEMATRGRLGPMRCDAAAQWTVGERWGLSSHTHLQAASCPRLSAPKTKDCMLANGKLDDDSEEEEEEEEEEEEEEEDLMWRAPKEEAEYEDDFLEYDQEHIKFIDNMLMGSGAFVKKISLSPFSTTDSAYEWKMPKKSSLGSMPFSSDFEDFDYSSWDAMCYLDPSKAVEEDDFVVGFWNPSEENCGVDTGKQSISYDLHTEQCIADKSIADCVEALLGCYLTSCGERAAQLFLCSLGLKVLPVIKRTGREKGLCPARENSSSQQKNLSGSCAAAGPRPSAWRDLEYGCLKIPPRCMFDHPDADKTLNHLISGFENFEKKINYRFKNKAYLLQAFTHASYHYNTITDCYQRLEFLGDAILDYLITKHLYEDPRQHSPGVLTDLRSALVNNTIFASLAVKYDYHKYFKAVSPELFHVIDDFVQFQLEKNEMQGMDSELRRSEEDEEKEEDIEVPKAMGDIFESLAGAIYMDSGMSLEMVWQVYYPMMRPLIEKFSANVPRSPVRELLEMEPETAKFSPAERTYDGKVRVTVEVVGKGKFKGVGRSYRIAKSAAARRALRSLKANQPQVPNS, from the exons gttCTCATTATGACTTGCTATGTCGCCTTGAATGTTTTGAAAAATGGTTTCTTATCACTGTCGGACATTAACTTGTTGGTGTTTGATGAGTGTCATCTTGCCATTCTGGATCACCCCTATCGAGAAATTATGAAG CTCTGTGAAAATTGTCCATCATGTCCTCGAATTTTGGGACTAACTGCTTCCATTTTAAATGGGAAATGTGATCCAGAGGAATTAGAAGAAAAGAttcagaaactggagaaaatcctTAAGAGTAATGCTGAAACTGCCACTGACCTGGTGGTCTTAGACAG atatACTTCTCAGCCATGTGAGATTGTGGTAGATTGTGGACCATTTATTGACAGAAGTGGGCTTTATGAAAGACTGCTGATGGAATTAGAGGAAGCACTTAATTTTATCAATGACTGTAATATATCTGTACATTCAAAAGAAAGAGATTCTACTTTAATTTCTAAACAG attctGTCAGACTGTCGTGCAGTATTGGTAGTTCTGGGACCCTGGTGTGCAGATAAAGTAGCTGGCATGATGGTGAGGGAACTTCAGAAGTACATCAAACATGAGCAAGAGGAGCTGCACAGGAAGTTCCTATTGTTTACAGACACTTTTCTGAGGAAAATCCATGCACTGTGTGAAGAGCACTTCTCACCTGCCTCGCTGGACCTGAGATTTGTGACTCCTAAAGTAATAAAACTGCTAGAAATCTTGCGCAAATATAAACCATATGAGCGGCAGCAGTTTGAAAGTGTCGAGTGGTACAACAACAGGAACCAGGacaattatgtgtcttggagtgattctgaggatgaggatgaggatgaagaaattgaagaaaaagagaagccaGAGACAAATTTTCCTTCTCCATTTACCAATATTTTATGTGGAATTATTTTTGTGGAAAGAAGATACACAGCAGTTGTCCTAAACAG ATTGATAAAGGAAGCTGGCAAACAGGATCCAGAGCTGGCTTATATCAGCAGCAACTTTATAACTGGACATGGCATTGGAAAGAATCAGCCTCGAAACAAACAGATGGAAGCAGAGTTCAGAAAACAGGAAGAG GTACTTAGGAAATTTCGAGCACATGAGACAAACCTGCTTATTGCAACGAGTATTGTAGAAGAGGGTGTTGATATTCCAAAATGCAACTTGGTGGTTCGTTTTGATTTGCCCACAGAGTATCGATCCTATGTTCAATCTAAAGGAAGAGCAAGGGCACCGATCTCTAATTACATTATGTTAGCAgatacagacaaaagaaaaagttttgaagAAGACCTGAAAACCTACAAAGCAATTGAAAAG ATTTTGAGAAACAAATGTTCCAAGTCTGTTGATACTGGTGAGGCTGATGTTGATCCTGTTGTGGATGACGACGACGTTTTCCCACCGTATGTGTTGAGGCCTGATGATGGGGGTCCCCGGGTAACAATCAACACAGCCATTGGACACATCAATAG ATACTGTGCTAGATTACCAAGTGATCCGTTTACTCATCTAGCTCCCAAATGTAGAACCCGAGAGTTGCCTGATGGTACATTTTATTCAACTCTTTACCTGCCAATCAACTCACCTCTTCGAGCCTCCATTgtt GGCCCACCAATGAGCTGTGTGCGATTGGCTGAAAGAGTCGTAGCTCTCATTTGCTGTGAAAAACTGCACAAAATtg gTGAACTGGATGAACATTTGATGCCAGTTGGAAAAGAAACTGTTAAATATGAGGAAGAGCTTGATTTACACGATGAAGAAGAAACCAGTGTTCCAGGAAGACCAGGTTCCACAAAGCGAAGGCAGTGCTACCCAAAAGCA ATTCCAGAGTGTTTAAGGGATAGTTATCCCAAACCCGAGCAGCCCTGTTACCTGTATGTGATAGGAATGGTCTTAACTACTCCGTTACCTGATGAACTTAACTTCAGAAGGCGGAAGCTCTATCCCCCCGAAGACACCACACGATGCTTTGGGATACTGACAGCCAAACCCATACCTCAG ATTCCACACTTTCCTGTGTACACACGCTCTGGAGAGGTCACCATATCCATTGAGTTGAAGAAGTCTGGATTCACGTTGTCTCTGCAGATGCTCGAGTTGATTACAAGGCTTCACCagtatatattttcacatattcttCGGCTTGAAAAACCTGCACTAGAATTTAAACCTACAGACGCTGATTCAGCATACTGTGTTCTACCTCTTAACGTTG tTAATGACTCCAGCACTTTGGACATTGATTTTAAATTCATGGAAGATATTGAGAAATCTGAAGCGCGCATAGGCATTCCCAGCACAAAGTATTCAAAAGAAACtccctttgtttttaaattagaagATTATCAAGATGCAGTTATCATTCCAAG atacCGCAATTTTGATCAGCCTCATCGATTTTACGTAGCTGATGTGTACACTGATCTTACCCCACTCAGTAAATTTCCTTCCCCTGAGTATGAAACTTTTGCAGAATATTATAAAACGAAGTATAACCTTGACCTGACCAATCTCAACCAGCCACTGCTGGATGTGGACCACACATCTTCCAG acTTAATCTTCTGACACCTCGACATTTGAATCAGAAGGGGAAAGCTCTTCCTCTCAGCAGTGCTGAAAAGAGAAAAGCCAAGTGGGAGAGTCTGCAGAATAAACAG ATATTGGTTCCAGAACTCTGTGCTATACATCCAATTCCAGCATCGCTGTGGAGAAAAGCAGTCTGTCTCCCCAGTATACTTTATCGCCTTCACTGCCTTTTGACTGCAGAGGAGCTAAGAGCCCAGACAGCCAGTGATGCTGGCGTGGGAGTTCGATCACTTCCTGCGGATTTTAG ATACCCTAATTTAGACTTCGGGTGGAAAAAATCTATTGACAGCAAATCTTTCATCTCAATTTCTAACTCCTCTACGGCTGAAAATGATAATTACTGTAAGCACAGCACAATTGTAGTCCCTGAAAATGCTGCACATCCGGGTGCTAATAGAACCTCCTTAGAAAACCACGACCAAATGTCTGTGAACTGTAGAGCATTACTCAGCGAGTCGCCGAGTAAGCTTCAGATTGAGGTTTCAACAGATCTGACAGCAGTTAATGGTCTTTCTTACAATAAAAACCTTGCCAATGGCAGTTACGACTTAGCTAACAGAGACTTTTGCCAAGGAAATCAGCTGAATTACTACAAGCAGGAAATACCTGTACAACCAACTACCTCATATCCCATTCAGAATTTATACAATTATGAGAACCAGCCCAAGCCCAGCGATGAATGTACTCTACTGAGTAATAAATACCTTGATGGAAATGCTAACAAATCTACCTCAGATGGAAATCCCGTGATGGCTGCGATGCCCGGTACGACAGACACCATTCGAGCGCTTATGGACAGGAGGGGTGCTGAGCAGAGCCCTTCTGTTGGGTACTCCTCGAGGACTCTTGGCCCCAATCCTGGACTCATTCTTCAGGCTCTGACTTTGTCAAATGCCAGTGATGGGTTTAACCTGGAGCGGCTTGAAATGCTTGGCGACTCCTTTCTAAAGCATGCCATCACCACGTATCTGTTTTGCACTTACCCTGATGCTCACGAGGGCCGCCTTTCGTACATGAGAAGCAAAAAG GTCAGCAACTGTAATCTCTATCGCCTTGGCAAAAAGAAGGGACTGCCCAGCCGCATGGTGGTGTCGATATTTGATCCCCCTGTGAATTGGCTTCCTCCTGGTTATGTGGTAAATCAAGACAAAAGTAACACagataaatgggaaaaggatGAAATG GCCACCAGAGGGCGGCTGGGGCCTATGCGCTGTGACGCAGCTGCCCAGTGGACAGTGGGAGAGCGCTGGGGCCTCTCCAGCCACACACATCTTCAGGCAGCTTCGTGTCCCAGGTTATCTGCACCAAAG ACAAAAGACTGCATGTTGGCTAATGGCAAACTGGATGACGActcggaggaggaggaggaagaggaggaggaagaggaggaggaggaggaggacctgatGTGGAGGGCTCCGAAGGAGGAAGCCGAGTATGAAGATGATTTCCTGGAGTATGATCAGGAGCATATCAAGTTCATAGATAACATGCTGATGGGCTCAGGAGCTTTTGTAAAGAagatttctctttctcctttctcaacCACTGATTCTGCATATGAGTGGAAAATGCCCAAAAAGTCCTCGTTAGGTAGCATGCCATTTTCATCAGACTTTGAGGACTTTGACTACAGCTCTTGGGATGCCATGTGCTATCTGGATCCTAGCAAAGCTGTTGAGGAGGATGACTTTGTGGTGGGGTTCTGGAATCCGTCAGAAGAAAACTGTGGCGTCGACACGGGAAAGCAGTCCATTTCCTACGACCTGCACACAGAGCAGTGCATTGCCGACAAGAGCATAGCTGACTGCGTGGAAGCCCTACTGGGCTGCTACCTGACCAGCTGCGGCGAGCGGGCTGCTCAGCTGTTCCTCTGCTCGCTCGGCCTGAAGGTGCTCCCGGTGATTAAGAGGACTGGTCGGGAAAAGGGCCTGTGCCCTGCCCGGGAGAATTCCAGCAGCCAACAAAAGAACCTTTCAGGGAGCTGCGCTGCGGCCGGCCCTCGGCCCTCGGCGTGGAGGGACTTGGAGTACGGCTGTCTGAAGATCCCCCCAAGGTGTATGTTTGACCATCCAGATGCAGACAAAACCCTGAACCACCTGATATCAGGGTTCgaaaattttgagaagaaaatcaaCTACAGATTCAAGAATAAAGCTTACCTTCTGCAGGCCTTCACGCATGCCTCCTACCACTACAACACTATCACTG ATTGTTACCAGCGCTTAGAATTCCTGGGAGATGCAATTTTGGACTACCTCATAACCAAGCACCTTTACGAAGACCCACGGCAGCACTCCCCAGGGGTCCTGACCGACCTGCGCTCTGCTCTGGTCAACAACACCATCTTTGCGTCACTGGCTGTGAAGTATGACTACCACAAGTACTTTAAAGCTGTTTCTCCCGAGCTCTTCCATGTCATTGACGACTTTGTGCAGTTTCAGCTTGAGAAGAACGAGATGCAAGGGATGGACTCTGAG CTTAGGAGATCAGAGGAggatgaagaaaaagaggaggataTTGAAGTTCCAAAGGCCATGGGGGATATTTTTGAGTCACTTGCTGGTGCCATCTATATGGATAGTGGGATGTCGCTGGAGATGGTGTGGCAGGTGTACTATCCTATGATGCGACCACTAATAG AAAAGTTTTCTGCAAATGTGCCCCGTTCCCCTGTGCGAGAACTGCTTGAAATGGAACCAGAAACTGCCAAATTTAG CCCGGCTGAGAGAACTTACGATGGGAAGGTCAGAGTCACAGTGGAAGTAGTAGGAAAGGGGAAATTCAAAGGTGTTGGCCGAAGTTACAGGATTGCCAAATCTGCAGCAGCAAGAAGAGCCCTCCGAAGCCTCAAAGCAAATCAACCTCAGGTTCCCAACAGCTGA
- the Dicer1 gene encoding endoribonuclease Dicer isoform X3, giving the protein MAGLQLMTPASSPMGPFFGLPWQQEAIHDNIYTPRKYQVELLEAALDHNTIVCLNTGSGKTFIAVLLTKELSYQIRGDFNRNGKRTVFLVNSANQVAQQVSAVRTHSDLKVGEYSNLEVNASWTKERWNQEFTKHQVLIMTCYVALNVLKNGFLSLSDINLLVFDECHLAILDHPYREIMKLCENCPSCPRILGLTASILNGKCDPEELEEKIQKLEKILKSNAETATDLVVLDRYTSQPCEIVVDCGPFIDRSGLYERLLMELEEALNFINDCNISVHSKERDSTLISKQILSDCRAVLVVLGPWCADKVAGMMVRELQKYIKHEQEELHRKFLLFTDTFLRKIHALCEEHFSPASLDLRFVTPKVIKLLEILRKYKPYERQQFESVEWYNNRNQDNYVSWSDSEDEDEDEEIEEKEKPETNFPSPFTNILCGIIFVERRYTAVVLNRLIKEAGKQDPELAYISSNFITGHGIGKNQPRNKQMEAEFRKQEEVLRKFRAHETNLLIATSIVEEGVDIPKCNLVVRFDLPTEYRSYVQSKGRARAPISNYIMLADTDKRKSFEEDLKTYKAIEKILRNKCSKSVDTGEADVDPVVDDDDVFPPYVLRPDDGGPRVTINTAIGHINRYCARLPSDPFTHLAPKCRTRELPDGTFYSTLYLPINSPLRASIVGPPMSCVRLAERVVALICCEKLHKIGELDEHLMPVGKETVKYEEELDLHDEEETSVPGRPGSTKRRQCYPKAIPECLRDSYPKPEQPCYLYVIGMVLTTPLPDELNFRRRKLYPPEDTTRCFGILTAKPIPQIPHFPVYTRSGEVTISIELKKSGFTLSLQMLELITRLHQYIFSHILRLEKPALEFKPTDADSAYCVLPLNVVNDSSTLDIDFKFMEDIEKSEARIGIPSTKYSKETPFVFKLEDYQDAVIIPRYRNFDQPHRFYVADVYTDLTPLSKFPSPEYETFAEYYKTKYNLDLTNLNQPLLDVDHTSSRLNLLTPRHLNQKGKALPLSSAEKRKAKWESLQNKQILVPELCAIHPIPASLWRKAVCLPSILYRLHCLLTAEELRAQTASDAGVGVRSLPADFRYPNLDFGWKKSIDSKSFISISNSSTAENDNYCKHSTIVVPENAAHPGANRTSLENHDQMSVNCRALLSESPSKLQIEVSTDLTAVNGLSYNKNLANGSYDLANRDFCQGNQLNYYKQEIPVQPTTSYPIQNLYNYENQPKPSDECTLLSNKYLDGNANKSTSDGNPVMAAMPGTTDTIRALMDRRGAEQSPSVGYSSRTLGPNPGLILQALTLSNASDGFNLERLEMLGDSFLKHAITTYLFCTYPDAHEGRLSYMRSKKVSNCNLYRLGKKKGLPSRMVVSIFDPPVNWLPPGYVVNQDKSNTDKWEKDEMTKDCMLANGKLDDDSEEEEEEEEEEEEEEEDLMWRAPKEEAEYEDDFLEYDQEHIKFIDNMLMGSGAFVKKISLSPFSTTDSAYEWKMPKKSSLGSMPFSSDFEDFDYSSWDAMCYLDPSKAVEEDDFVVGFWNPSEENCGVDTGKQSISYDLHTEQCIADKSIADCVEALLGCYLTSCGERAAQLFLCSLGLKVLPVIKRTGREKGLCPARENSSSQQKNLSGSCAAAGPRPSAWRDLEYGCLKIPPRCMFDHPDADKTLNHLISGFENFEKKINYRFKNKAYLLQAFTHASYHYNTITDCYQRLEFLGDAILDYLITKHLYEDPRQHSPGVLTDLRSALVNNTIFASLAVKYDYHKYFKAVSPELFHVIDDFVQFQLEKNEMQGMDSELRRSEEDEEKEEDIEVPKAMGDIFESLAGAIYMDSGMSLEMVWQVYYPMMRPLIEKFSANVPRSPVRELLEMEPETAKFSPAERTYDGKVRVTVEVVGKGKFKGVGRSYRIAKSAAARRALRSLKANQPQVPNS; this is encoded by the exons gttCTCATTATGACTTGCTATGTCGCCTTGAATGTTTTGAAAAATGGTTTCTTATCACTGTCGGACATTAACTTGTTGGTGTTTGATGAGTGTCATCTTGCCATTCTGGATCACCCCTATCGAGAAATTATGAAG CTCTGTGAAAATTGTCCATCATGTCCTCGAATTTTGGGACTAACTGCTTCCATTTTAAATGGGAAATGTGATCCAGAGGAATTAGAAGAAAAGAttcagaaactggagaaaatcctTAAGAGTAATGCTGAAACTGCCACTGACCTGGTGGTCTTAGACAG atatACTTCTCAGCCATGTGAGATTGTGGTAGATTGTGGACCATTTATTGACAGAAGTGGGCTTTATGAAAGACTGCTGATGGAATTAGAGGAAGCACTTAATTTTATCAATGACTGTAATATATCTGTACATTCAAAAGAAAGAGATTCTACTTTAATTTCTAAACAG attctGTCAGACTGTCGTGCAGTATTGGTAGTTCTGGGACCCTGGTGTGCAGATAAAGTAGCTGGCATGATGGTGAGGGAACTTCAGAAGTACATCAAACATGAGCAAGAGGAGCTGCACAGGAAGTTCCTATTGTTTACAGACACTTTTCTGAGGAAAATCCATGCACTGTGTGAAGAGCACTTCTCACCTGCCTCGCTGGACCTGAGATTTGTGACTCCTAAAGTAATAAAACTGCTAGAAATCTTGCGCAAATATAAACCATATGAGCGGCAGCAGTTTGAAAGTGTCGAGTGGTACAACAACAGGAACCAGGacaattatgtgtcttggagtgattctgaggatgaggatgaggatgaagaaattgaagaaaaagagaagccaGAGACAAATTTTCCTTCTCCATTTACCAATATTTTATGTGGAATTATTTTTGTGGAAAGAAGATACACAGCAGTTGTCCTAAACAG ATTGATAAAGGAAGCTGGCAAACAGGATCCAGAGCTGGCTTATATCAGCAGCAACTTTATAACTGGACATGGCATTGGAAAGAATCAGCCTCGAAACAAACAGATGGAAGCAGAGTTCAGAAAACAGGAAGAG GTACTTAGGAAATTTCGAGCACATGAGACAAACCTGCTTATTGCAACGAGTATTGTAGAAGAGGGTGTTGATATTCCAAAATGCAACTTGGTGGTTCGTTTTGATTTGCCCACAGAGTATCGATCCTATGTTCAATCTAAAGGAAGAGCAAGGGCACCGATCTCTAATTACATTATGTTAGCAgatacagacaaaagaaaaagttttgaagAAGACCTGAAAACCTACAAAGCAATTGAAAAG ATTTTGAGAAACAAATGTTCCAAGTCTGTTGATACTGGTGAGGCTGATGTTGATCCTGTTGTGGATGACGACGACGTTTTCCCACCGTATGTGTTGAGGCCTGATGATGGGGGTCCCCGGGTAACAATCAACACAGCCATTGGACACATCAATAG ATACTGTGCTAGATTACCAAGTGATCCGTTTACTCATCTAGCTCCCAAATGTAGAACCCGAGAGTTGCCTGATGGTACATTTTATTCAACTCTTTACCTGCCAATCAACTCACCTCTTCGAGCCTCCATTgtt GGCCCACCAATGAGCTGTGTGCGATTGGCTGAAAGAGTCGTAGCTCTCATTTGCTGTGAAAAACTGCACAAAATtg gTGAACTGGATGAACATTTGATGCCAGTTGGAAAAGAAACTGTTAAATATGAGGAAGAGCTTGATTTACACGATGAAGAAGAAACCAGTGTTCCAGGAAGACCAGGTTCCACAAAGCGAAGGCAGTGCTACCCAAAAGCA ATTCCAGAGTGTTTAAGGGATAGTTATCCCAAACCCGAGCAGCCCTGTTACCTGTATGTGATAGGAATGGTCTTAACTACTCCGTTACCTGATGAACTTAACTTCAGAAGGCGGAAGCTCTATCCCCCCGAAGACACCACACGATGCTTTGGGATACTGACAGCCAAACCCATACCTCAG ATTCCACACTTTCCTGTGTACACACGCTCTGGAGAGGTCACCATATCCATTGAGTTGAAGAAGTCTGGATTCACGTTGTCTCTGCAGATGCTCGAGTTGATTACAAGGCTTCACCagtatatattttcacatattcttCGGCTTGAAAAACCTGCACTAGAATTTAAACCTACAGACGCTGATTCAGCATACTGTGTTCTACCTCTTAACGTTG tTAATGACTCCAGCACTTTGGACATTGATTTTAAATTCATGGAAGATATTGAGAAATCTGAAGCGCGCATAGGCATTCCCAGCACAAAGTATTCAAAAGAAACtccctttgtttttaaattagaagATTATCAAGATGCAGTTATCATTCCAAG atacCGCAATTTTGATCAGCCTCATCGATTTTACGTAGCTGATGTGTACACTGATCTTACCCCACTCAGTAAATTTCCTTCCCCTGAGTATGAAACTTTTGCAGAATATTATAAAACGAAGTATAACCTTGACCTGACCAATCTCAACCAGCCACTGCTGGATGTGGACCACACATCTTCCAG acTTAATCTTCTGACACCTCGACATTTGAATCAGAAGGGGAAAGCTCTTCCTCTCAGCAGTGCTGAAAAGAGAAAAGCCAAGTGGGAGAGTCTGCAGAATAAACAG ATATTGGTTCCAGAACTCTGTGCTATACATCCAATTCCAGCATCGCTGTGGAGAAAAGCAGTCTGTCTCCCCAGTATACTTTATCGCCTTCACTGCCTTTTGACTGCAGAGGAGCTAAGAGCCCAGACAGCCAGTGATGCTGGCGTGGGAGTTCGATCACTTCCTGCGGATTTTAG ATACCCTAATTTAGACTTCGGGTGGAAAAAATCTATTGACAGCAAATCTTTCATCTCAATTTCTAACTCCTCTACGGCTGAAAATGATAATTACTGTAAGCACAGCACAATTGTAGTCCCTGAAAATGCTGCACATCCGGGTGCTAATAGAACCTCCTTAGAAAACCACGACCAAATGTCTGTGAACTGTAGAGCATTACTCAGCGAGTCGCCGAGTAAGCTTCAGATTGAGGTTTCAACAGATCTGACAGCAGTTAATGGTCTTTCTTACAATAAAAACCTTGCCAATGGCAGTTACGACTTAGCTAACAGAGACTTTTGCCAAGGAAATCAGCTGAATTACTACAAGCAGGAAATACCTGTACAACCAACTACCTCATATCCCATTCAGAATTTATACAATTATGAGAACCAGCCCAAGCCCAGCGATGAATGTACTCTACTGAGTAATAAATACCTTGATGGAAATGCTAACAAATCTACCTCAGATGGAAATCCCGTGATGGCTGCGATGCCCGGTACGACAGACACCATTCGAGCGCTTATGGACAGGAGGGGTGCTGAGCAGAGCCCTTCTGTTGGGTACTCCTCGAGGACTCTTGGCCCCAATCCTGGACTCATTCTTCAGGCTCTGACTTTGTCAAATGCCAGTGATGGGTTTAACCTGGAGCGGCTTGAAATGCTTGGCGACTCCTTTCTAAAGCATGCCATCACCACGTATCTGTTTTGCACTTACCCTGATGCTCACGAGGGCCGCCTTTCGTACATGAGAAGCAAAAAG GTCAGCAACTGTAATCTCTATCGCCTTGGCAAAAAGAAGGGACTGCCCAGCCGCATGGTGGTGTCGATATTTGATCCCCCTGTGAATTGGCTTCCTCCTGGTTATGTGGTAAATCAAGACAAAAGTAACACagataaatgggaaaaggatGAAATG ACAAAAGACTGCATGTTGGCTAATGGCAAACTGGATGACGActcggaggaggaggaggaagaggaggaggaagaggaggaggaggaggaggacctgatGTGGAGGGCTCCGAAGGAGGAAGCCGAGTATGAAGATGATTTCCTGGAGTATGATCAGGAGCATATCAAGTTCATAGATAACATGCTGATGGGCTCAGGAGCTTTTGTAAAGAagatttctctttctcctttctcaacCACTGATTCTGCATATGAGTGGAAAATGCCCAAAAAGTCCTCGTTAGGTAGCATGCCATTTTCATCAGACTTTGAGGACTTTGACTACAGCTCTTGGGATGCCATGTGCTATCTGGATCCTAGCAAAGCTGTTGAGGAGGATGACTTTGTGGTGGGGTTCTGGAATCCGTCAGAAGAAAACTGTGGCGTCGACACGGGAAAGCAGTCCATTTCCTACGACCTGCACACAGAGCAGTGCATTGCCGACAAGAGCATAGCTGACTGCGTGGAAGCCCTACTGGGCTGCTACCTGACCAGCTGCGGCGAGCGGGCTGCTCAGCTGTTCCTCTGCTCGCTCGGCCTGAAGGTGCTCCCGGTGATTAAGAGGACTGGTCGGGAAAAGGGCCTGTGCCCTGCCCGGGAGAATTCCAGCAGCCAACAAAAGAACCTTTCAGGGAGCTGCGCTGCGGCCGGCCCTCGGCCCTCGGCGTGGAGGGACTTGGAGTACGGCTGTCTGAAGATCCCCCCAAGGTGTATGTTTGACCATCCAGATGCAGACAAAACCCTGAACCACCTGATATCAGGGTTCgaaaattttgagaagaaaatcaaCTACAGATTCAAGAATAAAGCTTACCTTCTGCAGGCCTTCACGCATGCCTCCTACCACTACAACACTATCACTG ATTGTTACCAGCGCTTAGAATTCCTGGGAGATGCAATTTTGGACTACCTCATAACCAAGCACCTTTACGAAGACCCACGGCAGCACTCCCCAGGGGTCCTGACCGACCTGCGCTCTGCTCTGGTCAACAACACCATCTTTGCGTCACTGGCTGTGAAGTATGACTACCACAAGTACTTTAAAGCTGTTTCTCCCGAGCTCTTCCATGTCATTGACGACTTTGTGCAGTTTCAGCTTGAGAAGAACGAGATGCAAGGGATGGACTCTGAG CTTAGGAGATCAGAGGAggatgaagaaaaagaggaggataTTGAAGTTCCAAAGGCCATGGGGGATATTTTTGAGTCACTTGCTGGTGCCATCTATATGGATAGTGGGATGTCGCTGGAGATGGTGTGGCAGGTGTACTATCCTATGATGCGACCACTAATAG AAAAGTTTTCTGCAAATGTGCCCCGTTCCCCTGTGCGAGAACTGCTTGAAATGGAACCAGAAACTGCCAAATTTAG CCCGGCTGAGAGAACTTACGATGGGAAGGTCAGAGTCACAGTGGAAGTAGTAGGAAAGGGGAAATTCAAAGGTGTTGGCCGAAGTTACAGGATTGCCAAATCTGCAGCAGCAAGAAGAGCCCTCCGAAGCCTCAAAGCAAATCAACCTCAGGTTCCCAACAGCTGA